A single Triticum dicoccoides isolate Atlit2015 ecotype Zavitan chromosome 2A, WEW_v2.0, whole genome shotgun sequence DNA region contains:
- the LOC119355354 gene encoding chlorophyll a-b binding protein CP24 10B, chloroplastic-like, giving the protein MALASTSATASAAVLKNPFLGARRALANAASLGAAKPVTRRVVVVAAAVGKKSWIPAVKSDAEFINPSWLDGSLPGDFGFDPLGLGKDPAFLKWYREAELIHGRWAMAAVLGIFIGQAYSGVPWFEAGAQPGAVAPFSFGSLLGTQLLLMGWVESKRWVDFFNPDSQSVEWATPWSRTAENFANFTGEQGYPGGKFFDPLGLGGETKDGVYIPDTEKLERLKVAEIKHSRLAMLAMLIFYFEAGQGKTPLGALGL; this is encoded by the exons ATGGCGCtcgcctccacctccgccaccgCCTCCGCGGCCGTGCTCAAGAACCCGTTCCTCGGCGCGAGGCGCGCGCTCGCCAATGCCGCCTCCCTCGGCGCCGCGAAGCCCGTGACGCGCCGCGTGGTGGTCGTCGCCGCGGCCGTCGGCAAGAAGTCGTGGATCCCCGCGGTCAAGAGCGATGCCGAGTTCATCAACCCGTCCTGGCTCGATGGCTC GCTCCCCGGTGACTTCGGCTTCGACCCGCTGGGGCTTGGCAAGGACCCGGCGTTCCTCAAGTGGTACAGGGAGGCCGAGCTGATCCACGGGCGCTGGGCGATGGCCGCCGTGCTGGGCATCTTCATCGGGCAGGCGTACAGCGGCGTGCCGTGGTTCGAGGCCGGAGCGCAGCCAGGCGCGGTGGCGCCCTTCTCCTTCGGGTCGCTCCTGGGCACCCAGCTGCTGCTCATGGGGTGGGTGGAGTCCAAGCGGTGGGTCGACTTCTTCAACCCGGACTCCCAGTCGGTGGAGTGGGCCACGCCGTGGTCGCGCACAGCCGAGAACTTCGCCAACTTCACCGGCGAGCAAGGGTACCCGGGCGGCAAGTTCTTCGACCCGCTCGGCCTCGGTGGCGAGACCAAGGACGGCGTCTACATCCCCGACACCGAGAAGCTCGAGCGGCTCAAGGTGGCCGAGATCAAGCACTCGCGCCTCGCCATGCTCGCCATGCTCATCTTCTACTTCGAGGCCGGACAGGGCAAGACGCCGCTCGGCGCGCTCGGCCTATAA